In one Spirosoma rigui genomic region, the following are encoded:
- a CDS encoding cytochrome b/b6 domain-containing protein — protein sequence MKRIVHKHPLAIRWFHWINFPVLFVMIWSGLLIYWAYDPYKIQLGGYTLVSFFPDGFYKFLHVPRRLAEGMAWHWVFMWLFILNGLAYVVYTFASGQWRHLVPGRRSFREAIAVTLYDLGLRKTQPPFVKYNGAQKIAYFTIMLMGAGSTLTGYAIYKPTQFSWLTSLLGGYEAARLEHFVLTVGFVLFFFIHIGQVIRAGWHNFQSMITGFEVLKPNDPERPLARESVDTPPVSPADPVAPVPTLTPTQA from the coding sequence ATGAAACGAATCGTTCATAAACATCCGCTGGCCATTCGGTGGTTTCACTGGATCAACTTCCCCGTGCTGTTCGTTATGATCTGGAGCGGGTTACTCATCTATTGGGCCTATGACCCCTATAAAATCCAGCTTGGCGGCTACACGCTGGTCTCCTTCTTCCCGGATGGTTTTTACAAATTCCTCCACGTGCCGCGCCGGCTGGCCGAAGGTATGGCCTGGCACTGGGTCTTTATGTGGCTGTTCATTCTGAACGGACTCGCCTACGTTGTGTATACGTTTGCCTCGGGCCAATGGCGTCACCTGGTTCCTGGCCGGCGTTCGTTTCGCGAAGCGATAGCGGTAACGCTCTATGACCTGGGGCTGCGCAAGACCCAACCACCATTTGTTAAGTACAACGGCGCCCAGAAAATCGCTTATTTCACCATCATGCTCATGGGCGCAGGATCTACCCTGACCGGTTACGCTATCTACAAGCCAACGCAATTCTCGTGGCTGACGAGTTTGCTGGGTGGTTATGAAGCAGCCCGTCTCGAACATTTCGTGCTGACCGTTGGTTTCGTCCTGTTTTTTTTCATCCACATCGGGCAGGTTATCCGGGCGGGCTGGCACAACTTCCAGTCGATGATAACGGGGTTTGAAGTCCTCAAACCCAACGACCCGGAGCGCCCACTGGCCCGTGAGTCAGTCGATACCCCACCCGTTTCTCCCGCAGACCCCGTTGCTCCGGTACCCACCCTAACCCCCACACAAGCATGA